Proteins found in one Salvia splendens isolate huo1 chromosome 10, SspV2, whole genome shotgun sequence genomic segment:
- the LOC121752693 gene encoding alpha-1,3-arabinosyltransferase XAT2-like, with protein sequence MIKNINITYQNPNTTPTCTRRFTDPAVVFSTGGYLGNPFHDFTDVLVPLYLTSRQFNTTVIFLVVDMNPWWISKYKPILNMLSKYEIIDMANQNEVLCFPRIIAGLKSHKVLSIDKSISPNYSITHFTKFLKTTYELERGFVGGCKNKSRRPRLLIISRQRTRRLRNEYEVAELARSVGFNVSMREMGGDVSSVARFVNDFDVMVAVHGAGMTNMVFLPENAIVVQIVPFGVEFNAKDCFENSSRDMNLRYLEYKVEVRESSLVEKYGVGSEVFDLQSLYNKGWNVYRSIYLDEQDVSVDLFRFSSTLLEAMELVCNS encoded by the coding sequence ATGatcaaaaatatcaacataactTATCAAAACCCTAACACCACCCCAACTTGCACCCGGCGATTCACCGACCCGGCCGTCGTCTTCTCCACCGGTGGCTACCTCGGAAACCCCTTCCACGACTTCACCGACGTGCTCGTCCCACTCTACTTGACCTCTCGACAATTCAACACGACGGTAATCTTCctcgtagttgacatgaatccTTGGTGGATTTCCAAATACAAACCAATCCTAAACATGTTGTCAAAATACGAAATTATCGACATGGCCAACCAAAATGAGGTCCTATGTTTCCCAAGAATTATCGCagggctcaaatctcacaaagTGTTAAGCATAGATAAATCGATTTCACCGAACTATTCAATCACTCACTTCACTAAATTTCTCAAAACCACCTACGAATTGGAGAGGGGGTTTGTCGGTGGTTGCAAGAACAAGAGCCGGCGCCCTCGCCTGCTCATCATCTCGAGGCAAAGGACACGGCGCCTGAGGAACGAATACGAAGTGGCTGAGCTGGCACGAAGCGTTGGATTCAACGTGAGCATGAGGGAAATGGGAGGGGATGTTTCATCGGTGGCGAGATTTGTGAATGACTTCGACGTTATGGTGGCAGTGCATGGTGCCGGAATGACCAACATGGTTTTTCTTCCCGAAAATGCGATTGTGGTGCAGATTGTGCCATTTGGTGTGGAGTTTAATGCGAAGGATTGCTTCGAAAACTCTTCGAGAGATATGAATTTGAGATATTTGGAGTATAAGGTGGAAGTGAGGGAGAGCTCGTTGGTTGAGAAATATGGGGTTGGGAGTGAGGTGTTTGATCTTCAAAGTTTATATAATAAGGGATGGAATGTTTATCGTTCGATTTATTTGGATGAACAAGATGTTAGTGTTGATTTGTTTAGGTTTAGTTCAACTCTATTGGAAGCCATGGAGCTTGTTTGTAATAGTTAG
- the LOC121752055 gene encoding DExH-box ATP-dependent RNA helicase DExH3-like isoform X1 translates to MLAQNLFKPKLRAMSLAHLTCPTKSWSSAVTAYRRLHNLYPRTQTRRNLLAGFSFSCYASSSSSSSSSSSSSSKSFVVVRRSRNAASTFSSPHFYQRSLSYGRFVYDEYASEESDCEVQSSPKQSGASTLDNVEDWQWKLTMFLRREDEQEIVSREKKDRRDFEQLSALATRMGLHCRQYDRVVVFSKVPLPNYRSDLDTKRPQREVLLPFGLQKEVNSHLRAHLAKKAVNKESLHNAYPASNVGQGQLIDEGLEEQEASSTKSVIAERVLQRRSLQMRNKQQDWRESSEGQKMLEFRKSLPSHEARETLLRTISQNQVVVVSGETGCGKTTQLPQYVLESEIDASGGATCSIICTQPRRISAIAVAERVAAERGEEIGESVGYKVRLEGMKGRDTRLLFCTTGILLRRLLVDRNLKGVTHVFIDEIHERGMNEDFLLIVLKDLLPRRPELKLILMSATLNADLFASYFGGAPAIHVPGFTYPVRNYFLENILETTGYRLTPYNQIDNYGQDKLWKMQKQGLRKRKTRIASAVEEALMAADFREYSPRVRESLSCWNPDSIGFNLIENVLCHICRKERPGAVLVFMTGWDDINSLKQQLEAHPLLGDPTKVLLLACHGSMSSAEQKLIFNKPEDGVRKIVLATNMAETSITINDVVFVVDCGKAKETSYDALNNTPCLLPSWISKASARQRKGRAGRVQPGECYHLYPRCVHDAFADYQLPELLRTPLQSLCLQIKSLQLGSISEFLAKALQAPEPLSVQNAVEYLKMIGALDEKENLTVLGRHLSMLPVEPKLGKMLIYGAIFNCLDPIMTIVAGLSVRDPFLMPFDKKDLAESAKAQFSARGFSDHLALVRAFDGWKHAEREQSGYEYCWRNFLSMQTLRAIDSLKKQFSYLLKDIGLVENFESCNTCSHDEHLVRSVICAGLFPGICSVVNKERSISLKTMEDGSALLHSNSVNAQEAKIPFPWLVFNEKIKVNSVFLRDSTGVSDSVVLLFGGNVSSGGLDGHMKMLGGYMEFFMKPELATMYLGIKKELGELVQKKLSNPKLDIKSHNELLTAVRLLVSEERCEGRFVFGRQLPTASKKFEKEIQSGSANVGGSNAKSHLQTLLARAGHQPPSYKTKELKNNKFRSTVMFNGLDFVGQPRGSKKEAEKDAAADALTWLTGESQSSQKTVEYMSAILKKSKKNKDYSSTRWQ, encoded by the exons ATGCTCGCCCAAAATCTCTTCAAGCCCAAGCTCAGAGCCATGTCTCTGGCTCATCTTACATGTCCCACAAAATCCTGGTCCTCCGCCGTGACGGCGTACCGCAGGCTTCACAATTTGTACCCGAGAACTCAAACTAGGAGGAATCTTCTAGCAGGCTTCTCTTTTTCCTGCTAtgcttcatcatcatcatcatcatcatcatcatcatcatcttcgtcCAAGTCTTTTGTTGTGGTGAGGCGCAGCAGAAACGCTGCTTCTACGTTTTCCTCTCCGCACTTCTATCAGCGCAGTTTGAGCTACGGGAGATTTGTCTACGACGAGTATGCGTCGGAGGAGTCCGACTGCGAAGTCCAGTCTTCGCCCAAGCAATCG GGTGCTTCCACGCTCGATAATGTTGAAGATTGGCAATGGAAGTTGACTATGTTTTTGCGCCGTGAAGACGAGCAAGAGATTGTTTCGCGAGAGAAAAAAGATCGGCGTGATTTTGAGCAGCTCTCAGCTCTTGCAACCAGAATGGGGTTGCACTG TCGTCAGTATGACAGAGTAGTTGTGTTCAGTAAAGTTCCACTGCCAAATTATAGATCTGATTTGGATACAAAGCGTCCTCAAAGGGAG GTTCTGTTGCCATTTGGGTTGCAAAAGGAAGTAAATTCTCATCTCAGGGCACACCTTGCTAAAAAGGCTGTAAACAAAGAAAGCCTTCATAATGCTTATCCAGCATCCAATGTGGGTCAGGGTCAGTTAATTGATGAAGGACTGGAGGAGCAGGAGGCGTCCTCGACCAAAAGTGTTATAGCCGAGAGGGTTCTTCAGCGAAGGAGCTTGCAGATGCGCAATAAACAACAAGATTGGCGA GAATCTTCAGAAGGTCAGAAGATGCTGGAGTTCCGGAAAAGTCTTCCATCTCATGAAGCCAGAGAAACATTATTGCGCACTATTTCTCAAAATCAG GTTGTCGTTGTCTCTGGCGAAACTGGCTGTGGGAAAACTACCCAATTACCACAATACGTCTTGGAGTCAGAAATTGATGCCTCTGGAGGAGCTACATGTAGTATTATCTGCACCCAACCTAGACGAATTTCTGCTATAGCTGTTGCTGAGAGAGTAGCTGCTGAGCGTGGTGAAGAAATAGGGGAATCT GTTGGTTATAAAGTTCGCCTTGAGGGAATGAAAGGAAGAGATACTCGTCTCCTTTTCTGTACTACTGGCATCCTTTTAAGGAGATTATTGGTGGACAGAAACTTGAAAGGTGTAACTCATGTTTTCATTGATGAAATTCATGAGCGTGGGATGAATGAAG ATTTTCTTCTAATTGTACTGAAGGATCTTCTTCCTCGCCGACCAGAACTAAAATTGATTTTGATGAGTGCTACCCTAAATGCTGATCTTTTTGCTTCTTATTTTGGTGGAGCTCCAGCTATACATGTTCCT GGATTTACATACCCTGTTCGGAATTACTTTCTGGAAAACATTCTAGAAACGACTGGGTACAGATTGACACCGTATAATCAAATTGATAACTATGGTCAAGACAAATTGTGGAAAATGCAGAAGCAGGGTCTCAGGAAAAGGAAGACACGGATAGCTTCAGCTGTTGAG GAAGCTCTTATGGCTGCTGATTTTAGGGAGTACAGCCCCAGAGTTCGGGAGTCACTCTCTTGTTGGAATCCTGATTCAATTGGCTTTAATCTAATTGAGAATGTGCTCTGTCACATTTGCCGCAAAGAAAGGCCTGGTGCTGTATTAGTATTTATGACTGGTTGGGATGACATAAATTCTTTGAAACAGCAGCTTGAAGCTCATCCACTATTGGGAGATCCAACCAAAGTTTTGTTGCTTGCATGCCATGGTTCCATGTCTAGTGCAGAACAG aaattgatttttaataaaCCTGAAGATGGAGTCAGGAAGATTGTTCTGGCAACCAATATGGCTGAAACAAGTATCACAATTAATGATGTCGTTTTTGTGGTTGATTGTGGGAAAGCAAAAGAGACTTCTTATGATGCTCTGAATAACACTCCTTGTTTGCTTCCATCCTGGATTTCGAAGGCTTCTGCTCGCCAG AGGAAAGGTAGAGCAGGCCGTGTACAACCAGGAGAGTGCTACCATCTATATCCTAGATGTGTGCATGATGCCTTTGCAGACTATCAATTACCAGAACTTTTGAGGACACCTTTACAGTCTCTTTGTTTGCAAATCAAGAGCTTGCAACTTGGTAGCATATCAGAGTTCTTAGCTAAGGCCTTACAAGCACCTGAACCGCTCTCA GTTCAAAATGCTGTTGAGTACTTAAAGATGATTGGGGCTTtagatgaaaaagaaaatctgACAGTGCTTG GACGCCACTTGTCGATGCTTCCAGTCGAGCCAAAGCTCGGTAAAATGCTCATATATGGTGCTATTTTCAATTGCTTGGATCCAATAATGACAATTGTagctggtctaagtgtgagagaTCCATTCTTGATGCCATTCGACAAAAAAGAT CTTGCTGAGTCTGCAAAGGCCCAGTTTTCTGCTCGTGGCTTCAGTGACCATCTTGCACTGGTCCGGGCCTTTGATGGTTGGAAACATGCTGAAAGGGAGCAGTCTGGCTATGAATATTGTTGGAGAAATTTTCTATCTATGCAAACTCTGAGAGCCATTGATTCTCTAAAGAAGCAGTTCTCTTATCTGCTCAAAGATATTGGTTTAGTTGAAAATTTTGAGAGTTGTAACACGTGCAGTCACGATGAACATCTTGTTCGTTCTGTTATATGTGCTGGTCTGTTTCCTGGAATATGCTCTGTTGTG AACAAGGAGAGGTCAATATCATTAAAAACAATGGAGGATGGTTCGGCGCTGTTGCATTCA AATTCTGTGAATGCCCAGGAAGCCAAGATTCCATTCCCATGGCTTGTTTTCAATGAAAAAATCAAAGTCAATTCAGTATTCCTTCGAGATTCAACTGGTGTATCTGACTCTGTGGTTCTCTTATTTGGAGGGAATGTTTCTAGCGGCGGACTA GATGGCCACATGAAAATGCTGGGTGGATACATGGAGTTCTTCATGAAGCCAGAGTTGGCTACTATGTATCTTGGCATAAAGAAAGAGCTTGGTGAACTTGTTCAAAAGAAG CTCTCGAACCCAAAGTTGGACATAAAGAGTCATAACGAGCTTCTAACAGCAGTGAGATTGCTGGTGTCAGAGGAGCGGTGTGAAGGTAGATTTGTTTTTGGGCGGCAGCTTCCAACAGCCTCGAAAAAATTCGAAAAGGAGATTCAATCAGGTTCAGCCAACGTTGGAGGTAGTAATGCAAAATCTCACCTCCAAACCCTGCTAGCTAGGGCAGGACATCAGCCGCCTTCCTATAAGACGAAAGAATTAAAAAACAACAAGTTCAGATCTACTGTTATGTTCAATGGTCTAGATTTTGTTGGCCAGCCTCGCGGTAGTAAAAAAGAGGCAGAGAAAGACGCAGCTGCAGATGCTCTGACGTGGTTGACTGGCGAAAGCCAATCGTCTCAAAAAACCGTAGAGTACATGTCTGCCATTCTGAAGAAAAGCAAGAAAAACAAAGATTATTCTTCTACAAGGTGGCAGTAG
- the LOC121752055 gene encoding DExH-box ATP-dependent RNA helicase DExH3-like isoform X2, whose protein sequence is MRNKQQDWRESSEGQKMLEFRKSLPSHEARETLLRTISQNQVVVVSGETGCGKTTQLPQYVLESEIDASGGATCSIICTQPRRISAIAVAERVAAERGEEIGESVGYKVRLEGMKGRDTRLLFCTTGILLRRLLVDRNLKGVTHVFIDEIHERGMNEDFLLIVLKDLLPRRPELKLILMSATLNADLFASYFGGAPAIHVPGFTYPVRNYFLENILETTGYRLTPYNQIDNYGQDKLWKMQKQGLRKRKTRIASAVEEALMAADFREYSPRVRESLSCWNPDSIGFNLIENVLCHICRKERPGAVLVFMTGWDDINSLKQQLEAHPLLGDPTKVLLLACHGSMSSAEQKLIFNKPEDGVRKIVLATNMAETSITINDVVFVVDCGKAKETSYDALNNTPCLLPSWISKASARQRKGRAGRVQPGECYHLYPRCVHDAFADYQLPELLRTPLQSLCLQIKSLQLGSISEFLAKALQAPEPLSVQNAVEYLKMIGALDEKENLTVLGRHLSMLPVEPKLGKMLIYGAIFNCLDPIMTIVAGLSVRDPFLMPFDKKDLAESAKAQFSARGFSDHLALVRAFDGWKHAEREQSGYEYCWRNFLSMQTLRAIDSLKKQFSYLLKDIGLVENFESCNTCSHDEHLVRSVICAGLFPGICSVVNKERSISLKTMEDGSALLHSNSVNAQEAKIPFPWLVFNEKIKVNSVFLRDSTGVSDSVVLLFGGNVSSGGLDGHMKMLGGYMEFFMKPELATMYLGIKKELGELVQKKLSNPKLDIKSHNELLTAVRLLVSEERCEGRFVFGRQLPTASKKFEKEIQSGSANVGGSNAKSHLQTLLARAGHQPPSYKTKELKNNKFRSTVMFNGLDFVGQPRGSKKEAEKDAAADALTWLTGESQSSQKTVEYMSAILKKSKKNKDYSSTRWQ, encoded by the exons ATGCGCAATAAACAACAAGATTGGCGA GAATCTTCAGAAGGTCAGAAGATGCTGGAGTTCCGGAAAAGTCTTCCATCTCATGAAGCCAGAGAAACATTATTGCGCACTATTTCTCAAAATCAG GTTGTCGTTGTCTCTGGCGAAACTGGCTGTGGGAAAACTACCCAATTACCACAATACGTCTTGGAGTCAGAAATTGATGCCTCTGGAGGAGCTACATGTAGTATTATCTGCACCCAACCTAGACGAATTTCTGCTATAGCTGTTGCTGAGAGAGTAGCTGCTGAGCGTGGTGAAGAAATAGGGGAATCT GTTGGTTATAAAGTTCGCCTTGAGGGAATGAAAGGAAGAGATACTCGTCTCCTTTTCTGTACTACTGGCATCCTTTTAAGGAGATTATTGGTGGACAGAAACTTGAAAGGTGTAACTCATGTTTTCATTGATGAAATTCATGAGCGTGGGATGAATGAAG ATTTTCTTCTAATTGTACTGAAGGATCTTCTTCCTCGCCGACCAGAACTAAAATTGATTTTGATGAGTGCTACCCTAAATGCTGATCTTTTTGCTTCTTATTTTGGTGGAGCTCCAGCTATACATGTTCCT GGATTTACATACCCTGTTCGGAATTACTTTCTGGAAAACATTCTAGAAACGACTGGGTACAGATTGACACCGTATAATCAAATTGATAACTATGGTCAAGACAAATTGTGGAAAATGCAGAAGCAGGGTCTCAGGAAAAGGAAGACACGGATAGCTTCAGCTGTTGAG GAAGCTCTTATGGCTGCTGATTTTAGGGAGTACAGCCCCAGAGTTCGGGAGTCACTCTCTTGTTGGAATCCTGATTCAATTGGCTTTAATCTAATTGAGAATGTGCTCTGTCACATTTGCCGCAAAGAAAGGCCTGGTGCTGTATTAGTATTTATGACTGGTTGGGATGACATAAATTCTTTGAAACAGCAGCTTGAAGCTCATCCACTATTGGGAGATCCAACCAAAGTTTTGTTGCTTGCATGCCATGGTTCCATGTCTAGTGCAGAACAG aaattgatttttaataaaCCTGAAGATGGAGTCAGGAAGATTGTTCTGGCAACCAATATGGCTGAAACAAGTATCACAATTAATGATGTCGTTTTTGTGGTTGATTGTGGGAAAGCAAAAGAGACTTCTTATGATGCTCTGAATAACACTCCTTGTTTGCTTCCATCCTGGATTTCGAAGGCTTCTGCTCGCCAG AGGAAAGGTAGAGCAGGCCGTGTACAACCAGGAGAGTGCTACCATCTATATCCTAGATGTGTGCATGATGCCTTTGCAGACTATCAATTACCAGAACTTTTGAGGACACCTTTACAGTCTCTTTGTTTGCAAATCAAGAGCTTGCAACTTGGTAGCATATCAGAGTTCTTAGCTAAGGCCTTACAAGCACCTGAACCGCTCTCA GTTCAAAATGCTGTTGAGTACTTAAAGATGATTGGGGCTTtagatgaaaaagaaaatctgACAGTGCTTG GACGCCACTTGTCGATGCTTCCAGTCGAGCCAAAGCTCGGTAAAATGCTCATATATGGTGCTATTTTCAATTGCTTGGATCCAATAATGACAATTGTagctggtctaagtgtgagagaTCCATTCTTGATGCCATTCGACAAAAAAGAT CTTGCTGAGTCTGCAAAGGCCCAGTTTTCTGCTCGTGGCTTCAGTGACCATCTTGCACTGGTCCGGGCCTTTGATGGTTGGAAACATGCTGAAAGGGAGCAGTCTGGCTATGAATATTGTTGGAGAAATTTTCTATCTATGCAAACTCTGAGAGCCATTGATTCTCTAAAGAAGCAGTTCTCTTATCTGCTCAAAGATATTGGTTTAGTTGAAAATTTTGAGAGTTGTAACACGTGCAGTCACGATGAACATCTTGTTCGTTCTGTTATATGTGCTGGTCTGTTTCCTGGAATATGCTCTGTTGTG AACAAGGAGAGGTCAATATCATTAAAAACAATGGAGGATGGTTCGGCGCTGTTGCATTCA AATTCTGTGAATGCCCAGGAAGCCAAGATTCCATTCCCATGGCTTGTTTTCAATGAAAAAATCAAAGTCAATTCAGTATTCCTTCGAGATTCAACTGGTGTATCTGACTCTGTGGTTCTCTTATTTGGAGGGAATGTTTCTAGCGGCGGACTA GATGGCCACATGAAAATGCTGGGTGGATACATGGAGTTCTTCATGAAGCCAGAGTTGGCTACTATGTATCTTGGCATAAAGAAAGAGCTTGGTGAACTTGTTCAAAAGAAG CTCTCGAACCCAAAGTTGGACATAAAGAGTCATAACGAGCTTCTAACAGCAGTGAGATTGCTGGTGTCAGAGGAGCGGTGTGAAGGTAGATTTGTTTTTGGGCGGCAGCTTCCAACAGCCTCGAAAAAATTCGAAAAGGAGATTCAATCAGGTTCAGCCAACGTTGGAGGTAGTAATGCAAAATCTCACCTCCAAACCCTGCTAGCTAGGGCAGGACATCAGCCGCCTTCCTATAAGACGAAAGAATTAAAAAACAACAAGTTCAGATCTACTGTTATGTTCAATGGTCTAGATTTTGTTGGCCAGCCTCGCGGTAGTAAAAAAGAGGCAGAGAAAGACGCAGCTGCAGATGCTCTGACGTGGTTGACTGGCGAAAGCCAATCGTCTCAAAAAACCGTAGAGTACATGTCTGCCATTCTGAAGAAAAGCAAGAAAAACAAAGATTATTCTTCTACAAGGTGGCAGTAG